From the genome of Panulirus ornatus isolate Po-2019 chromosome 8, ASM3632096v1, whole genome shotgun sequence, one region includes:
- the LOC139749809 gene encoding uncharacterized protein isoform X2, whose translation MLGRVGGNSRGVTLEEGVEPWTTYEVKLTTDAMANTSAIFFQIKETVMETGTTFVRAEEVTLVLLVLALWAVAILLFFHRWGKIRMLEPYQPEYKPLNHSPACPLAPTTPTQAQPRPPNPKPLLPRKSSSLCFTPSMLRSVHVPPACRISVPQIDQTPVHRCTRPAHQSPASHAHHTHHARHRLRLASDSLDHSTYSKPQPQVEVSRKVRSAENLRNYRITPTPSRGHSEESSGGRGTSYLLTEGVSVHHHPLARRRSCQSQSLDLENYRSATPFLQDVVPRGRSLDSTSVGSLRRSPTAGPSWAGGEPICTTPELRVSPTPPEPTTHHTHTHAIVLQRQETIDDALLPVPYATLMEEELENEV comes from the exons ATGCTGGGTCGCGTGGGAGGCAACAGCCGCGGGGTGACCCTGGAGGAAGGGGTGGAGCCCTGGACCACGTATGAGGTCAAGCTGACCACCGACGCCATGGCCAACACCTCAGCCATCTTCTTCCAGATCAAAG AGACGGTGATGGAGACAGGCACCACCTTCGTGCGGGCTGAGGAGGTAacgctggtgctgctggtgctggcgcTCTGGGCCGTGGCCATACTGCTCTTCTTCCACAG GTGGGGTAAGATCCGGATGTTGGAGCCGTACCAGCCCGAGTACAAGCCGCTGAACCACTCGCCCGCCTGCCCGCTGGCCCCTACCACCCCGACACAGGCGCAGCCTCGACCACCCAACCCCAAGCCCCTCCTGCCCAGGAAGAGTTCCTCCCTCTGCTTCACGCCCTCCATGCTGCGCTCG GTGCACGTGCCCCCGGCCTGCCGCATCAGCGTGCCGCAGATCGACCAGACGCCCGTGCACAGGTGCACCCGCCCTGCCCACCAGAGCCCGGCCTCGcacgcccaccacacccaccacgccCGCCACCGCCTCCGGCTGGCCTCCGACTCCCTCGACCACAGCACCTACAGCAAGCCGCAGCCGCAGGTCGAGGTGTCCAGGAAAGTGAGGAGTGCGGAGAACCTGCGGAACTACCGGATCACACCCACGCCTA GTCGCGGGCACAGTGAGGAGAGCAGCGGCGGTCGTGGCACCTCCTACCTCCTCACTGAGGGGGTGAGcgtccaccaccatcccctggcCCGCCGCCGTTCCTGCCAGAGCCAGAGCCTCGACCTGGAGAACTACCGCTCAGCCACGCCCTTCCTGCAGGACGTGGTCCCGCGCGGACGCAGCCTCGACAGCACCTCCGTCGGCAGCCTTCGTCGCTCGCCTACGGCGGGGCCCTCGTGGGCGGGTGGGGAGCCCATCTGCACCACCCCGGAGCTCAGGGTCTCGCCCACGCCCCCggagcccaccacccaccacacccacacccacgccatCGTCCTCCAGCGGCAGGAGACCATCGACGACGCGCTCCTACCCGTCCCCTACGCCACGCTGATGGAGGAGGAGCTCGAGAATGAAGTCTAA